Sequence from the Undibacterium piscinae genome:
TGCGGGCAATTCATACGTACTAAACGTTGCGCCCAAATGCCATTAAGTGCAGAAACGAAGGCATACGGATCGATGCCCATGTGGGTGAAGCGACCAAATACGTCAAACACATTATTCGCATGCACCGTGGTCAAGACCAAGTGACCAGTCAGCGCAGACTGTACGGCAATTTCCGCTGTTTCGCGGTCGCGAATTTCACCGACCATAATTTTGTCCGGGTCATGCCGCAAGATGGAGCGCAAGCCCTTGGCAAAAGTCAGGCCTTTTTTTTCATTTACCGGGATTTGTAAAATTCCAGGTAACTGATATTCAACCGGATCTTCGATGGTGATGATTTTTTCGCGGCCATTATGAATTTCAGTTAATGCCGCATACAGAGTTGTGGTTTTACCAGATCCAGTTGGGCCGGTGACTAGCAACATGCCATACGCTTCTTGCGCTAAGGCTCGCAAACTAACCAGCGACGCCATATCAAAGCCCAGCGATTCTAGTGTCAGCGCGCCATAGGCTTCTATCATGGCGCGCTTATCGAGTATCCGTATCACTGCATCCTCGCCATGAATACTCGGCATGATGGAGACGCGCAAGTCGATCTCACGTCCACCAGTTTCTACCCTAAAGCTGCCGTCCTGCGGTACCCGTCTTTCGGCGATATCAAGTTCCGCCAGCACTTTCAGGCGTGAGATAACTTGTTCGGCTAGCTCCACACCATTGACTGAGGTGGCGTGATCTAGCACACCGTCAACCCTATATTTAACCGCTAAACCGGCCGACGTGCTTTCCAGGTGAATGTCAGAAGCACTTGCTTTTAAGGCGTCATACAAAGTTGAATTGACTAGCTTGACAGCTGGGCTAGCCGCCTCTGACACCGAGGCAAATGATAGATTAGCCGCGGTTTTGTGATCGCGCTTCGTATCGATGGCACCTGGCAATAAATTATCGACCGCACGTGCCGATTCCTCCTGCTTGGAAAGATAGGCCTGAATGTCAGACTGCAAGGCTAATTTTATTGGAAGTGCTTGTCGGATACTCGCATTGGCACGATGACTCAGCCAGGTCTGCAAATCAAGATCAAAAGGATCTGCGATCACTGCGATGACGATTTGATCGACATCGCGTAACAATACACAGTGGCGCGCCATCGCTAGTGATAGCGGGAGCAAATCAAAAGCCGGCTTTAAACCCAGCATATCTGCCGTTTCCAATACTGCTAAGCCAAATGGCAGTGCCAGTCCCTTTACTATTTGACGCGGATCATTGCCACTCAATTCCTCTAATTCTGTGATCAAGGGACGTTGTGATATTTGACTTTGAGTGCGGGCACGTGCCAGTAATGCTGCATCAATCGTCATTCCCTGGCCCATCATGACATGTCTCCGGCCAGATCAAAAATCGGCATATACAGCAAGACCACGATGGCACCAACGATCAAGCCTATCGCGGCCATTAATAGAGGTTCAAACGTGCGTGTAAACCTATCTATCCAGCGACTGATTTCGCCATCGTAAAATGCTGCCGATTGTGTCAACATAGGTCCCATGTCGCCGGTACGTTCTCCCACGCGTAACATGCGTAATGAAATTGGCGTAGTCAGTTTATTTTCCTCAAAGGCGATCGACAGCGACATGCCTGACTCTATCATGCTGCGGGCGTTGTTTAAGCCGACTCTGACCGTCGGCGTAACCATATCCTGCACCGTGCTAATCGCCTGCACGATAGGGATGCCGCCTTCTATCAACATGCCCAAGGTCAGATACAGACGGGATAATTGATAGACATGCACGCGCTCACCAACGCCAGGCAATTTGGCTAAAATACGGGCAATGCCACCTTGCGCCAGCATACGACGTACCAATACAAAGCCGAGGCTAAGGATGCCGACTATCGCCGCAAATAAGAGCGCACCGTGATTCGCGGCAAATTGCCCCCAGCTCAACAATAATTGCGACATCCACGGCAAATTACGTCCGGCACCTTGATACACTTCGGCAAAGCGTGGCACTACATAGGTGATCAGGAAGGCACTGACACCGCCCCCTACACCGAGCAAAATCATAGGATAAATTGCGGCACTGATGATTTTTCCGCGCACGATATCGATGCGTTGCTGATAGTCGATAAAGCGGGTAAGTGAACGCGGAAGATCACTGGTGCCCTCAGCGGCTTTGACTATACCTACATATAAAGGCGGGAACAGATTAGCTTGTTCAGCTAACACTGCGGAGAAGCGTTTGCCCTCGCGCAAACCAGCTAACAAGCGTCCC
This genomic interval carries:
- a CDS encoding type II/IV secretion system protein — its product is MMGQGMTIDAALLARARTQSQISQRPLITELEELSGNDPRQIVKGLALPFGLAVLETADMLGLKPAFDLLPLSLAMARHCVLLRDVDQIVIAVIADPFDLDLQTWLSHRANASIRQALPIKLALQSDIQAYLSKQEESARAVDNLLPGAIDTKRDHKTAANLSFASVSEAASPAVKLVNSTLYDALKASASDIHLESTSAGLAVKYRVDGVLDHATSVNGVELAEQVISRLKVLAELDIAERRVPQDGSFRVETGGREIDLRVSIMPSIHGEDAVIRILDKRAMIEAYGALTLESLGFDMASLVSLRALAQEAYGMLLVTGPTGSGKTTTLYAALTEIHNGREKIITIEDPVEYQLPGILQIPVNEKKGLTFAKGLRSILRHDPDKIMVGEIRDRETAEIAVQSALTGHLVLTTVHANNVFDVFGRFTHMGIDPYAFVSALNGIWAQRLVRMNCPHCASPHVPSDAELASVNLSRIEVQDFQFMQGKGCGDCRGTGYKGRRSIAEILTLNDEIRELIVDKRPIRQIKAAAYANGTRSLRLAALDLVRRGATTLTEIKRVTLHA
- a CDS encoding type II secretion system F family protein; this encodes MRYDVRALAPDLVISLLTIEAVDEADARRQLEARGLFVSAINPAQASWRKGRSGQPKSTLSLVLFSQELLALLSAGLGVVEALEALQEKEANAATHSVLGRLLAGLREGKRFSAVLAEQANLFPPLYVGIVKAAEGTSDLPRSLTRFIDYQQRIDIVRGKIISAAIYPMILLGVGGGVSAFLITYVVPRFAEVYQGAGRNLPWMSQLLLSWGQFAANHGALLFAAIVGILSLGFVLVRRMLAQGGIARILAKLPGVGERVHVYQLSRLYLTLGMLIEGGIPIVQAISTVQDMVTPTVRVGLNNARSMIESGMSLSIAFEENKLTTPISLRMLRVGERTGDMGPMLTQSAAFYDGEISRWIDRFTRTFEPLLMAAIGLIVGAIVVLLYMPIFDLAGDMS